Proteins found in one Zea mays cultivar B73 chromosome 1, Zm-B73-REFERENCE-NAM-5.0, whole genome shotgun sequence genomic segment:
- the LOC100272515 gene encoding Endonuclease 1 precursor yields the protein MAAVSLLRSAALGLVVLASALPAARPWSKEGHVLTCQIAQGLLEPDAAHAVRNLLPDDAGGDLSALCVWPDQVRHWYRYMWTGPLHFIDTPDEACSFDYSRDCHGPDGAKDMCVAGAIANFTSQLLHYRHGSADRRYNLTEALLFLSHFMGDVHQPMHVGFTSDQGGNSIELRWFRHKSNLHHVWDREIIQTALADFYGKDMDAFRKQLEHNLTKGTWSDDVSAWTDCQDLSSCPTKYATESIGLACKWAYSGVREGETLSDDYFDSRLPIVSRRIAQGGVRLAMFLNRIFGAHNRDVPPPSSTLLD from the exons ATGGCCGCCGTCTCGCTCCTGCGATCCGCGGCGCTCGGGCTGGTGGTCCTCGCGTCGGCGCTGCCGGCGGCTCGGCCGTGGAGCAAAGAGGGTCACGTGCTCACATGCCAAATCGCGCAG GGTCTGCTGGAGCCTGACGCCGCGCACGCCGTGCGGAACCTGCTCCCGGACGACGCCGGCGGCGACCTGTCGGCGCTGTGCGTGTGGCCGGACCAGGTGAGGCACTGGTACAGGTACATGTGGACGGGCCCGCTCCACTTCATCGACACCCCTGACGAGGCCTGCAGCTTCGACTACTCGA GGGACTGCCACGGCCCCGACGGCGCCAAGGACATGTGCGTCGCCGGCGCCATCGCCAACTTCACGTCCCAGCTGCTGCACTACAGGCACGGCAGCGCCGACAGGAGAT ACAACCTGACTGAAGCCCTTCTGTTCCTGTCGCACTTCATGGGAGATGTTCATCAG CCAATGCACGTGGGGTTCACCAGCGACCAAGGCGGCAACTCCATAGAGCTGCGGTGGTTCCggcacaaatccaacctccaccac GTGTGGGACAGGGAGATCATACAGACGGCTCTCGCCGACTTCTACGGCAAGGACATGGACGCCTTCCGCAAGCAGCTCGAGCACAACCTCACCAAG GGTACCTGGTCCGACGATGTATCGGCTTGGACAGACTGCCAAGACCTCTCGTCTTGCCCAACCAA GTACGCGACCGAGAGCATAGGCCTGGCGTGCAAATGGGCGTACAGCGGCGTCCGCGAAGGGGAGACACTGTCCG ACGACTACTTTGACTCGAGGCTGCCGATCGTGTCGCGCCGGATCGCGCAGGGCGGGGTGCGGCTGGCCATGTTCCTCAACCGGATCTTCGGCGCGCACAACCGCGACGTGCCGCCGCCGTCTTCTACTCTTCTTGATTGA